One Cotesia glomerata isolate CgM1 linkage group LG8, MPM_Cglom_v2.3, whole genome shotgun sequence genomic window carries:
- the LOC123270164 gene encoding uncharacterized protein LOC123270164: protein MSEKVDAGKTKKPGYYTRSTSQQDIRDFTLSIINKIGMDDDKNKKNEGNEENENGGFESELDQTLKLARNEKILAGSQIMEKMADEKNSGDTTKTQQSSASRKTTSVSSESFSIGGADGMILDDWQIETIAERVSQKIYDENRRREVGWEGMLSCAMDEIGETMRSIEIAKKEICDKINQKVGEYNEKPCEMCKNIEEREITIREKYRADKRKWDNEKEKLLDRCMKAEEKIRMSEMKKKTENQPRFDNASYVTKEVTNELARGATSGAFEDTERFGFRKEWVNERPESRWEIDGTRNLSEEELRDEHKRREEKKYNVYITHKCKSNAEALAILEDKMKVDLDNKKQIKAIKGRILINMVDKESKSNFMRNRYMLKGTEIYLDDDYTEREKEVESWIRMLGKKEKERGVKVKKGYLKIGINDKWWYWDDMRGLVEVRRGNQ, encoded by the coding sequence ATGTCGGAGAAAGTGGACGCCGGTAAGACAAAAAAACCCGGCTATTACACAAGAAGCACAAGTCAACAAGACATAAGGGATTTTACGTTAAgcataattaacaaaataggTATGGATGAcgacaaaaacaaaaaaaacgaGGGAAATGAAGAAAATGAGAATGGGGGCTTTGAAAGTGAATTGGATCAGACGCTAAAATTGGCGCGAAATGAAAAGATTTTGGCGGGATCGCAAATCATGGAGAAGATGGCGGACGAGAAAAATAGCGGGGATACTACGAAAACGCAGCAGAGCAGCGCGTCGCGCAAAACTACATCAGTTAGTTCAGAGAGTTTTTCGATAGGTGGAGCGGACGGAATGATACTTGACGACTGGCAGATAGAAACGATTGCGGAGAGAGTGAGCCAGAAAATTTATGACGAAAACAGAAGAAGAGAGGTAGGATGGGAGGGTATGCTAAGTTGCGCGATGGATGAAATCGGAGAGACGATGAGAAGCATCGAAATAGCAAAAAAGGAAATATGCGacaaaataaaccaaaaagTTGGAGAGTACAATGAAAAACCATGCGAGATGTGTAAAAATATAGAGGAAAGAGAAATAACAATTAGAGAAAAATATAGAGCTGACAAAAGAAAGTGGGACAACGAGAAAGAGAAGCTGTTGGACCGATGTATGAAGGCggaagaaaaaataagaatGAGTGAGATGAAAAAGAAGACAGAAAATCAACCGAGATTCGATAATGCAAGTTATGTAACTAAGGAGGTAACAAATGAGCTAGCAAGAGGTGCAACAAGTGGCGCTTTTGAAGACACAGAGCGTTTCGGATTTAGAAAGGAGTGGGTGAACGAAAGGCCGGAAAGTAGATGGGAAATTGATGGAACGAGAAATCTGAGCGAAGAGGAACTAAGAGATGAACACAAGAggagagaagaaaaaaaatacaatgtttATATAACACACAAATGTAAAAGCAACGCAGAGGCGCTAGCGATTTTAGAAGATAAGATGAAAGTGGATTTAGACAACAAAAAGCAAATAAAAGCCATAAAGGGACGGATACTGATAAACATGGTTGACAAGGAAAgtaagtcaaattttatgaggAATAGGTATATGCTGAAAGGGACGGAGATATACCTAGATGATGACTACAcggagagagagaaagaggtAGAGAGCTGGATAAGAATGCTCGGaaaaaaagagaaagaaaGAGGAGTGAAAGTAAAAAAGGGCTATTTGAAAATTGGTATAAATGATAAATGGTGGTATTGGGATGACATGAGAGGCCTGGTGGAGGTGAGAAGAGGGAATCAATAA